AACCAAACCAGAACATCTGGATTTGTCCTCCTTGGGTTGTTCACCAAAACAGGAAATCGAGGAatcctattttctttctttttctccatttATGTGCTCATCCTCCTTGGAAATTTGATGATCATCCTGCTCATCAGAACTGACTCTCGCCTCTTCCATACTCCCATGTACTTCTTTCTCAGTCACCTTTCCCTGGCAGATCTTGGCTTTGCTTCTACCACTGTGCCCAAAGCTTTGGAGAACTTATTATCACCCACAAAGGCTATCACCTATTGGGGCTGTCTCACCCAAATGTACTTCTTTGTGGCCTTTGGCATCACAGACAGCTTTCTACTTGCTTCCATGGCATATGATCGCTATGTGGCCATCTGCCGCCCATTGCGTTATTCTGTCCTCATGAGTAACAAGTGCTGCCTCATGCTGGTAATGAGTTCCTGGCTGCTGGCTCATCTCCACTCACTGGTCCACGTTCTCTTGATGGCTCTGCTCTCCTTTTGTGCCTCCAGGGAGATCCCACACTTTTTTTGTGATGTTCAGCCTCTCTTGTGTCTCTCTTGCTCCTCTACTCTGCCCAATGAACTCCTGGCTTTCACAGAGGGTTCCTTGATCATTATGGGTCCTTTCCTCTTTATTGTAGTTTCATATATACTCATCCTGGTAGCCATCTTGAAGATGCCATCAGCTACTGGGAAGCGTAAGGCTTTCTCAACATGTGGCTCTCACTTGGGGGCAGTCTCCCTGTTCTATGGTACTGTGATTGCAGTCTACCTCCGGCCCTCCTCATCCTACTGCATCATGAAGAACCGGGTTGTGGCCATCCTCTACACCATGGTCACACCCATGCTCAACCCTTTCATCTACAGCCTGAGGAATGAGGATGTGATGGGAGCAATGAAGAGGATTacaaagaaacaaaggaaatagGGAAATCTTTGGATATTGTACCTTAGTGATAGCCAATTCTTCTAGAGTGAAAACTTGATCAGTCAAGCAACACAGTCATTCCTCAAGGCATACTTGTGGATTCTTTATAGTTTATCCCTGAATGCATCCATTGTTAGTGTTGTAAATTTTCAACATGTCAAACATACAGAAAAGAATAGTAAGATAGTACTGAACTAATTTCATATAAGGTGGGTTCTATCAATTGAGAATGAAGAGGTGAAGCAGATCATGAAtagagatattattattgttgagtgccttcacATGATTTATGCCTTATGGCCACTCTAAGACGAACCTATCACTGGATTCTCCAGGGCTGAAATTCTGTGACTTGTCCATTATTCAGTGTGTTTCTTTGGTCAAGTGAGGAATCAAACCCTGATTTCCATAGttatagttcaatgctcaaagcaTTACATCAACTTGGCTCTGTtatagataggtaaaggtaaaggttttcccctgccattaagtccagGCGTGTCCGActtccgactctggggattggtgctcatctccatttctaagccgaagagctggtattgtctgtagacacctccaaggtcatgtggctggcatgactgcatagagcgctgttaccttcctgctggagcggtacctattgatatactcacatttggatgtttttcgaactgctaggttggcagaagctggggctaacagcgggagctcatgtcgctccccagatttgaacctgcgaccttttggttagcaagttttgcagcttagcggtttaacccactgtgccaccgggggctccgtataTCTCAGTTATAGATATATGTCATTAAAATTCTGATATATATTCCATGAAATATATCAAATAAAAGCTGGCTATTCTTACATTGTTCACTTCTCATAACCTCTGCTTTCCTTATTCTGCATTTGTGACATTAAAAGCACTTATTGATGATCAGTGCAAACATACAAGAAAACATCAGAAGTCATCTGCAAATGCTGACTGACGAATTCTATTGTTATTTCCCGGAATATAATCAAACCAAATGTAacgttggccaaaaa
This genomic interval from Anolis sagrei isolate rAnoSag1 chromosome 2, rAnoSag1.mat, whole genome shotgun sequence contains the following:
- the LOC132765448 gene encoding olfactory receptor 1f45-like, with product MGNVNQTRTSGFVLLGLFTKTGNRGILFSFFFSIYVLILLGNLMIILLIRTDSRLFHTPMYFFLSHLSLADLGFASTTVPKALENLLSPTKAITYWGCLTQMYFFVAFGITDSFLLASMAYDRYVAICRPLRYSVLMSNKCCLMLVMSSWLLAHLHSLVHVLLMALLSFCASREIPHFFCDVQPLLCLSCSSTLPNELLAFTEGSLIIMGPFLFIVVSYILILVAILKMPSATGKRKAFSTCGSHLGAVSLFYGTVIAVYLRPSSSYCIMKNRVVAILYTMVTPMLNPFIYSLRNEDVMGAMKRILTVNFVVPANNKNQSGS